A region from the Eretmochelys imbricata isolate rEreImb1 chromosome 16, rEreImb1.hap1, whole genome shotgun sequence genome encodes:
- the TRAF1 gene encoding TNF receptor-associated factor 1 isoform X1: MYTEGPSKEKNHSTPLNSKEGCRFSEIGCSFRGSKEKTKEHEKTAVGTHLMMLLQHIKQLKASLCPAGGAANGIIPHLATAESKVKGLERKVSDLQIQGALEVSGDLEVDCFPGSSVCEEESSLQRLVREKVISELENKLHVFENIVAVLNKEVETSNLEIAAFRRKSGLDQGVIQSLELKIAELHRCLAQKDAGLSKLHKRLQSFEQASYDGVFLWKITDVSRKYHDSVTGRVVSLFSPAFYTAKYGYKVCLRTYLNGDGTGKGTHVSLFFVVMKGEYDALLPWPFKHKVTFMMLDQNNREHVIDAFRPDLTSASFQRPVSDMNVASGCPMFLPLCKLQSPKYAYVKEDTLFLKCIIETNS, from the exons ATGTACACAGAAGGACCATCAAAGGAAAAG AACCATTCAACGCCATTGAACAGCAAAGAGGGTTGCCGATTTTCTGAGATTGGCTGCTCGTTTAGG GGCAGCAAAGAGAAGACAAAAGAGCATGAAAAGACTGCAGTGGGGACCCACTTAATGATGCTGCTGCAGCATATAAAGCAACTGAAGGCCAGTTTGTGCCCTGCTGGTGGAGCTGCAAATGGCATCATCCCACACTTAGCTACAGCAGAGTCTAAAGTGAAGGGTTTGGAAAGAAAAGTCTCCGATCTCCAGATCCAAGGGGccctggaagtcagtggagatcTGGAAGTGGACTGTTTTCCTGGCTCATCTGTTTGTGAAGAAGAGTCAAGTCTGCAACGGCTAGTAAGGGAGAAAGTGATTTCTGAGCTGGAAAACAAGTTGCATGTGTTTGAGAATATTGTGGCGGTGCTCAACAAGGAGGTGGAGACCTCTAACCTAGAGATCGCAGCCTTTCGGAGGAAGAGTGGACTTGATCAAGGTGTAATACAAAGCCTGGAATTGAAG ATTGCAGAGCTGCACCGATGTCTGGCGCAGAAAGATGCAGGCCTGAGCAAACTCCATAAGCGTCTCCAGTCTTTCGAACAAGCGTCCTACGATGGAGTCTTTTTATGGAAAATTACAGATGTCAGCAGAAAATACCACGACTCTGTGACTGGACGAGTAGTCAGCTTATTTTCCCCAG CTTTCTACACTGCAAAGTATGGCTACAAAGTCTGTCTGAGGACTTATCTGAATGGCGATGGAACAGGGAAAGGAACACATGTCTCTCTCTTCTTTGTTGTCATGAAAGGGGAGTATGATGCTCTGCTTCCGTGGCCTTTCAAACACAAG GTCACATTTATGATGCTTGACCAGAACAACAGAGAGCATGTAATTGATGCTTTTCGTCCAGACCTGACTTCTGCTTCATTTCAAAGGCCAGTGAGCGACATGAATGTTGCAAGTGGCTGTCCCATGTTCCTCCCTTTGTGCAAATTACAGTCACCCAAATATGCCTATGTCAAAGAAGATACACTTTTCCTTAAGTGTATTATAGAAACAAATTCATAA